A part of Pantoea vagans genomic DNA contains:
- a CDS encoding putative bifunctional diguanylate cyclase/phosphodiesterase translates to MLATSYDSFIVIVSVLVAMLASFTALDMAGRVVHSTGKVALVWLFGGGFSMGIGIWAMHFIGMLSMSMEMVMSYNAGLTAFSAAIAVCASIFALWLVCSSGDLPLPRLAGGALILGSGVAAMHYTGMAALMFSPGIVWQWGWVALSVAIALAASGAALWLAFNLREGQTGRVTLLRIGASVVMGCAIAGMHYTGMMAAEFPTHSHPVGQGVNSNWLAILVTVVTISILGITLLVSMLDARMQARTSILASSLAEANRELAQLALHDNLTRLPNRILLEDRLEQAINKANREQTQFALMFMDLDGFKAVNDAFGHHIGDSLLVGVTERMSQQMTGYYTLARLGGDEFVLLVEIDDPNDAAAIADKLVKAVDRPFDISRYELVVSLSLGIAVYPGDGVDERELMFNADAAMYHTKNNGRNGYTFFQPSMNIQAQSQLQLNNDLWHALENDELRLFYQPKYCAPRGPILGFEALLRWQHPKRGLLSPDKFLPMAEKTGMIVSIGNWVIHEACRQLRQWHLQGHPDWSVAVNLSALQFEQSNLVETVVDALAKHQIPAELLTLEVTETTAMRDPDESVRILTELTQLGVKASIDDFGTGYSSLLYLKRLPASELKIDRAFVNELQHQKEDATIVSAIVALAQSLQLKVVAEGVETAEQQAFLTSLGCNTLQGYLLGKPVPPERVPDLANFVVPEAEAAMANLSPMTEADQPLTPQVAVI, encoded by the coding sequence ATGTTAGCGACCTCATACGACTCTTTTATCGTCATCGTCTCAGTTCTTGTCGCGATGCTGGCTTCGTTTACCGCCTTAGATATGGCGGGACGGGTGGTACATTCTACCGGCAAAGTGGCGCTGGTCTGGCTGTTCGGCGGCGGTTTCTCCATGGGCATCGGCATCTGGGCGATGCACTTTATCGGCATGCTGTCGATGAGCATGGAGATGGTCATGAGCTACAACGCCGGACTTACCGCCTTCTCCGCCGCCATTGCTGTCTGCGCGTCGATATTTGCACTGTGGCTGGTCTGCAGCAGTGGCGATCTGCCTTTGCCGCGTCTGGCGGGCGGCGCGCTGATCCTCGGCAGTGGTGTCGCGGCGATGCACTACACCGGCATGGCGGCGCTGATGTTCTCGCCTGGTATCGTCTGGCAATGGGGCTGGGTAGCGCTGTCGGTGGCGATTGCTCTGGCCGCTTCGGGGGCGGCGCTGTGGCTGGCGTTTAATCTGCGTGAGGGTCAGACCGGCCGGGTCACACTGCTGCGCATTGGCGCCTCGGTGGTGATGGGCTGTGCGATTGCAGGCATGCACTATACCGGCATGATGGCGGCAGAGTTTCCCACCCACAGTCATCCGGTCGGGCAGGGCGTTAACAGCAACTGGCTGGCGATTCTGGTCACGGTGGTCACCATTTCGATTCTGGGCATTACCCTGCTGGTCTCGATGCTGGATGCGCGGATGCAGGCGCGTACCTCGATTCTCGCCAGTTCGCTGGCTGAAGCGAATCGCGAGCTGGCTCAGCTGGCGCTGCACGATAACCTGACCCGGCTGCCGAACCGTATCCTGCTGGAGGATCGACTGGAGCAGGCGATCAACAAAGCGAACCGTGAGCAGACGCAGTTTGCCCTGATGTTTATGGATCTCGATGGGTTTAAGGCGGTTAACGACGCCTTCGGACATCACATTGGCGACAGTCTGCTGGTTGGTGTGACCGAGCGGATGAGTCAGCAGATGACCGGCTACTACACGCTGGCGCGGCTCGGTGGTGATGAGTTTGTGCTGCTGGTTGAGATAGACGATCCCAATGATGCTGCGGCCATCGCCGATAAGCTGGTTAAAGCGGTGGATCGCCCGTTTGATATCTCACGCTATGAACTGGTGGTCTCACTGAGTCTGGGTATCGCCGTCTATCCCGGTGATGGCGTGGATGAGCGGGAACTGATGTTCAACGCCGATGCGGCGATGTACCACACCAAAAATAATGGCCGCAACGGCTACACCTTCTTCCAGCCCTCAATGAACATTCAGGCGCAGAGCCAGCTTCAGCTGAATAACGATCTCTGGCATGCGCTGGAGAACGACGAACTGCGCCTGTTCTATCAGCCAAAATATTGTGCGCCGCGCGGCCCGATCCTCGGTTTTGAGGCGTTGCTGCGCTGGCAGCACCCGAAGCGTGGCCTGCTGTCGCCCGATAAATTCCTGCCGATGGCGGAAAAGACCGGCATGATTGTCAGCATCGGTAACTGGGTGATCCATGAAGCCTGTCGTCAGCTGCGTCAGTGGCATCTGCAGGGCCATCCGGACTGGTCGGTGGCGGTGAACCTGTCGGCGCTGCAGTTTGAACAATCGAATCTGGTAGAGACGGTGGTGGATGCGCTGGCAAAACATCAGATTCCGGCCGAACTGCTGACGCTGGAAGTGACGGAGACCACTGCGATGCGCGATCCCGATGAGAGCGTGCGTATTCTCACCGAGCTGACCCAGCTCGGCGTGAAAGCCTCGATTGATGACTTTGGCACCGGCTACTCCAGCCTGCTCTATCTGAAACGGCTGCCGGCCAGCGAGCTTAAGATCGACCGGGCCTTTGTGAATGAGCTGCAGCATCAGAAAGAAGATGCCACCATCGTGTCGGCGATTGTGGCGCTGGCGCAGTCGCTGCAGCTGAAAGTGGTGGCTGAAGGCGTTGAAACCGCTGAGCAGCAGGCCTTTCTGACCAGCCTCGGCTGCAATACGCTGCAGGGCTATCTGCTGGGCAAGCCGGTTCCTCCTGAGCGAGTGCCGGATCTGGCTAATTTTGTGGTGCCGGAAGCGGAAGCGGCAATGGCAAACCTGAGCCCGATGACTGAGGCCGATCAGCCCCTGACGCCGCAGGTGGCGGTGATCTGA
- a CDS encoding PLP-dependent aminotransferase family protein, with protein sequence MAKYQRLMDEIQQQIEAGIWLPGTRLPSLRQQVAQQGVSLMTVLHAYELLESQGWIVSRPQSGYYVAPRALAPAPLSVAISEQVDINDFVFDVLQATRDPAIVPFGSAFPDPALFPQRQLMRSLANVSHHLTPTDALHNLPPGNATLRQLLAQRYARQGITLSPDEIVITSGALEALNLSLQSLTEPGDYVVIEQPSFYGALQAIERLKLKALAIPVDAKQGIDLVQLEEALQRWPVKACWLMTTLQNPLSVTLTPERKQQLVTLLARYQVPMIEDDVYAELWAGEAAPLPAKAWDRQGNVLHCGSFSKSLVAGFRVGWVAAGQHAQRIQRLQLMSTLSTSAPMQLALADFLATRRYDTHLKRLRQILAKRQQMVRQALLKVLPPQATVSEARGGYFLWVTLPDSIDTTRLYQQALAQGISIAPGQLFSAGEQFSHCFRLNTAWPWDSRAEAAIATLGQLMAQPQAD encoded by the coding sequence GTGGCGAAATACCAGCGCTTGATGGATGAGATTCAGCAGCAGATAGAGGCCGGCATCTGGCTGCCGGGCACCCGATTACCGTCGCTGCGTCAGCAGGTCGCGCAGCAGGGTGTCAGCCTGATGACGGTGCTGCATGCCTATGAGCTGCTGGAGAGTCAGGGCTGGATCGTCTCGCGTCCACAGTCAGGTTACTACGTGGCACCGCGCGCCTTAGCGCCCGCACCGCTGAGTGTGGCGATCAGCGAGCAGGTCGATATCAACGACTTTGTGTTTGATGTACTGCAGGCCACGCGCGATCCCGCCATCGTGCCGTTTGGCTCTGCATTCCCCGATCCGGCACTCTTTCCGCAGCGTCAGCTGATGCGCTCGCTGGCGAACGTCTCTCATCATCTGACCCCAACCGATGCGCTGCACAATCTGCCACCCGGCAACGCTACGCTGCGACAGCTGCTGGCGCAGCGCTATGCGCGTCAGGGCATCACCCTGTCGCCGGATGAAATTGTCATCACCAGTGGGGCGCTGGAGGCGCTGAACCTCAGCCTGCAATCCCTGACCGAGCCGGGCGACTATGTGGTGATTGAGCAACCGAGTTTTTATGGCGCGCTGCAGGCGATCGAGCGGCTCAAGCTCAAGGCGCTGGCGATTCCGGTCGATGCAAAGCAGGGCATCGATCTCGTCCAGCTGGAGGAGGCGCTGCAACGCTGGCCGGTAAAAGCCTGCTGGCTGATGACGACGCTGCAGAATCCGCTCAGCGTGACGTTAACGCCGGAGCGCAAACAGCAACTGGTGACGCTGCTGGCGCGTTATCAGGTGCCGATGATTGAAGATGATGTCTATGCCGAACTCTGGGCGGGTGAGGCTGCGCCGCTGCCCGCGAAGGCCTGGGATCGCCAGGGAAACGTGCTGCACTGTGGCTCGTTTTCCAAGTCGCTGGTGGCGGGTTTCCGCGTCGGCTGGGTGGCAGCGGGACAGCATGCGCAGCGCATTCAGCGCCTGCAGCTGATGAGCACGCTCTCGACCAGCGCACCGATGCAGCTGGCGCTGGCCGACTTTCTTGCCACGCGGCGTTACGACACCCATCTGAAGCGGCTGCGACAGATACTGGCGAAGCGACAGCAGATGGTGCGTCAGGCGCTGCTGAAGGTGCTGCCGCCGCAGGCGACGGTCAGCGAAGCGCGCGGCGGCTATTTTCTCTGGGTGACGTTGCCGGACAGCATCGATACTACCCGGCTCTACCAGCAGGCGCTGGCGCAGGGGATCAGTATTGCACCGGGGCAGTTGTTTTCGGCAGGAGAGCAGTTCAGTCACTGCTTCAGACTGAATACCGCCTGGCCGTGGGATAGTCGGGCCGAGGCGGCAATAGCAACGCTGGGTCAGTTAATGGCGCAACCGCAGGCGGATTAG
- a CDS encoding YlaC family protein: MDAIKQILIDEIATLNREERRDNLPRFSLSFLKNHPGLWAVMYLCYGLCVALIFTTEMLGWPAFWFATAFVLVMSVLMLLDINPKYRFEDIDALDLRVCYNGEWYYVQPVREQAISRILSLPETPERVKSGIQRLLTQKGEVDFYDVYYLTWGHQEAARV, from the coding sequence ATGGACGCTATTAAACAAATCCTGATTGACGAGATCGCCACGCTTAACCGCGAAGAACGTCGCGACAATTTGCCGCGCTTTAGCCTCTCGTTTCTGAAGAACCATCCCGGCCTCTGGGCCGTTATGTATCTCTGCTATGGCCTGTGCGTGGCGCTGATCTTCACCACCGAGATGCTCGGCTGGCCCGCCTTCTGGTTTGCCACCGCATTTGTGCTGGTGATGAGCGTGCTGATGCTGCTCGATATCAACCCGAAATATCGCTTTGAAGATATCGATGCGCTCGATCTGCGTGTCTGCTACAACGGTGAGTGGTATTACGTTCAGCCGGTGCGCGAGCAGGCTATCTCACGCATTCTGTCGCTACCTGAAACGCCGGAGCGGGTGAAAAGTGGTATCCAGCGTCTGCTGACGCAAAAAGGGGAAGTGGACTTTTATGATGTCTACTACCTGACCTGGGGCCACCAGGAAGCGGCGCGCGTCTAA
- a CDS encoding cupin domain-containing protein translates to MRASSSSLLLMMSFAAGTFSAGASDNPQHLMLAIPSGGVPNNPLPLIIWPRVVPEEEEIAAWFEKTFDENGWPPAWRYPIFPYTHFHPNTHELLGVAEGWAEVLFGGDSGRMVTLRAGDAVLIPAGVGHRQVSASEDFMVIGAYPRGMSPEKLRDEPAKLKMAQEQVKKVPLPTQDPFTGKEGALTEIWQPIAAMHLQQQMDL, encoded by the coding sequence ATGCGTGCCTCATCCTCCAGTCTGTTATTAATGATGTCCTTCGCCGCGGGTACTTTTTCGGCCGGGGCCTCTGATAATCCTCAGCATCTGATGCTCGCCATCCCGTCGGGCGGCGTACCTAATAACCCGTTACCTCTGATTATCTGGCCGCGCGTGGTGCCGGAAGAGGAGGAGATCGCAGCGTGGTTTGAAAAAACTTTCGACGAAAACGGCTGGCCACCCGCCTGGCGCTATCCGATTTTCCCCTATACCCATTTCCATCCCAACACCCATGAACTGCTCGGGGTTGCGGAAGGCTGGGCGGAAGTGCTGTTTGGCGGCGACAGTGGCCGGATGGTCACCCTGCGCGCAGGCGATGCGGTGCTGATCCCGGCAGGTGTCGGTCATCGCCAGGTCAGCGCCAGCGAAGATTTTATGGTGATTGGTGCCTATCCGCGCGGCATGTCGCCTGAGAAGCTGCGCGACGAACCCGCGAAGCTGAAAATGGCGCAGGAGCAGGTGAAAAAAGTGCCGTTGCCGACACAGGATCCGTTCACCGGTAAAGAGGGCGCGTTAACCGAGATCTGGCAGCCGATTGCCGCGATGCATTTACAGCAACAGATGGACCTGTAA
- a CDS encoding bifunctional diguanylate cyclase/phosphodiesterase, producing the protein MDNNSDVMYRMLVQSVIDYAITMLKPDGTVASWNGGGLHVLGYRPDEIIGQHAALFYNEEDRRRGQPQRELDIAVTTGRYENEGWRCRKDGSSFWAHVVIYPIRDETAQLIGFAAVCRDCTRQQEQQRKEREQEMRFRLLVEGVTDYAIYMLDQDGNVVNWNAGAQRAKGYVAEEIVGQHFSRFYSAQDRLNHIPSQNLQTAYRTGRFEDEGWRYRKDGSAFWAHVVIDTIRDDQGKLLGYAKITRDCTEQQRVRSEQREQEQRFRLLVEGVTDYAIYMLDVDGVVVNWNAGAQRAKGYKAEEVVGQHFSLFYSAQERLNRTPEANLGIALKTGRFEDEGWRYRKDGSAFWAHVVIDAIYDDDGKLIGFAKITRDRTEGREQEQQILRARDLAEAQSTQKTALSKFLDNIIANIPSCVIVEDAITREILLVNDRTQQLFGLSKALIVNKRPHECMSPELSDYFNNLADVALRSEGMHEREQLLMTASGERILHTRATAINGQDARRNYLMLLVEDVTDQRAADARIHHMAHHDNLTSLPNRILFRQRLSEALRTANQTQRQTAALCLDLDNFKNVNDALGHQIGDELLRSVAKRLRNTLRDQDTLARIGGDEFAIVLPSVANSEEASIVAQRLIEAIRPPVNVEGHNLSVGLSVGIALSTTITNTPEQLLRCADMALYEAKRNGRNRYEHFTLEMDDVARSRRLIENDLRDAISGGHLRLYYQPITNGDHRTIIGYEALMRWHHPIRGLIMPNDFIPIAEETGLIHMLGAFALYEACREAASWEGEQSVSVNLSPLQFKNSSLVPVVEGALKESGLDPARLEVEITESVLLDDSLGNIRTLQNLKALGVQIALDDFGTGYSSLSYLRSFPFDKIKIDKSFINDMGDSREALAIIRAITGMSRSLDIQITAEGVESDEQFAKLRDEGCTLFQGFLFGRPQPSELRLKTLG; encoded by the coding sequence ATGGATAATAACTCTGATGTCATGTATCGCATGCTGGTACAAAGCGTGATCGACTACGCGATCACCATGCTTAAACCGGACGGGACTGTCGCCAGCTGGAATGGCGGGGGTCTGCACGTCCTTGGTTACAGGCCAGACGAAATTATTGGACAGCACGCCGCCCTGTTTTACAACGAAGAGGATCGCCGTCGCGGTCAGCCGCAGCGCGAACTTGATATCGCCGTCACCACCGGACGTTACGAAAACGAAGGCTGGCGCTGCCGCAAAGATGGCAGTAGCTTCTGGGCACACGTGGTCATCTATCCGATCCGCGACGAGACCGCTCAGCTGATTGGATTTGCTGCTGTCTGCCGTGATTGCACCCGGCAGCAGGAGCAGCAGCGCAAAGAGCGGGAGCAGGAGATGCGCTTTCGCCTGCTGGTGGAGGGCGTCACCGATTACGCCATCTACATGCTCGATCAGGACGGAAACGTAGTGAACTGGAACGCCGGCGCACAGCGGGCCAAAGGCTATGTGGCGGAAGAGATTGTCGGCCAGCATTTTTCCCGTTTCTACAGCGCGCAGGATCGACTCAATCATATCCCCAGCCAGAACCTGCAAACTGCGTATCGCACCGGCCGTTTTGAAGATGAGGGCTGGCGCTACCGCAAAGATGGCAGCGCGTTCTGGGCCCATGTGGTGATCGACACGATCCGCGACGATCAGGGTAAATTGCTGGGTTACGCCAAAATCACTCGTGACTGCACCGAACAGCAGCGTGTCCGCAGCGAGCAACGGGAACAGGAGCAGCGTTTTCGCCTGCTGGTAGAGGGCGTCACCGATTACGCCATCTACATGCTCGATGTCGACGGCGTGGTGGTGAACTGGAACGCCGGTGCCCAGCGCGCCAAAGGGTATAAAGCGGAAGAAGTGGTGGGACAGCACTTCTCGCTGTTTTACAGCGCTCAGGAGCGACTGAACCGCACGCCCGAAGCCAACCTCGGTATCGCGCTGAAAACCGGCCGTTTTGAGGATGAAGGCTGGCGCTACCGTAAAGACGGCAGCGCGTTCTGGGCGCATGTGGTCATCGACGCGATCTATGATGATGACGGTAAGCTGATCGGTTTCGCCAAGATCACCCGCGACCGCACGGAAGGCCGTGAGCAGGAGCAGCAGATCCTGCGCGCCCGGGATCTGGCCGAAGCCCAGAGCACGCAGAAAACCGCCTTGTCTAAATTCCTGGACAATATCATTGCTAATATTCCCTCCTGCGTGATTGTTGAAGATGCGATCACCCGCGAGATCCTGCTGGTGAATGACCGTACTCAGCAGCTGTTTGGCCTGTCGAAAGCACTGATCGTCAACAAGCGTCCGCACGAGTGCATGTCGCCTGAACTCAGTGACTATTTTAACAATCTGGCGGACGTTGCACTGCGCAGTGAGGGCATGCATGAGCGTGAGCAGTTGCTGATGACCGCCAGCGGCGAACGCATTCTGCATACCCGCGCCACCGCGATTAATGGCCAGGATGCACGCCGCAACTACCTGATGCTGCTGGTGGAAGATGTTACCGACCAGCGTGCCGCCGATGCCCGTATTCACCATATGGCGCACCATGACAACCTGACCAGCCTGCCGAACCGCATTCTGTTCCGCCAGCGTCTGAGTGAGGCGTTGCGCACCGCGAATCAGACGCAGCGCCAGACCGCCGCGCTGTGCCTTGATCTGGATAACTTCAAAAATGTGAACGATGCGCTGGGCCATCAGATTGGCGATGAGCTACTGCGCAGCGTGGCTAAACGTCTGCGTAACACGCTGCGCGATCAGGATACGCTGGCGCGCATCGGTGGCGATGAGTTCGCTATCGTGCTGCCTTCGGTCGCGAACAGTGAGGAGGCGAGCATTGTGGCGCAGCGTCTGATCGAGGCGATTCGTCCGCCGGTCAACGTTGAGGGTCATAATCTGTCGGTCGGGCTCAGCGTAGGCATTGCGCTCAGCACCACCATCACCAATACGCCGGAGCAGCTGCTGCGCTGTGCGGATATGGCGCTGTATGAAGCCAAGCGTAATGGCCGCAACCGCTATGAGCACTTTACGCTGGAGATGGATGATGTGGCGCGCAGCCGCCGCCTGATTGAAAACGATCTGCGCGATGCAATCAGCGGCGGGCACCTGCGGCTTTACTATCAGCCCATCACCAATGGCGATCATCGCACGATTATTGGCTATGAGGCGCTGATGCGCTGGCATCATCCGATCCGCGGGCTGATCATGCCCAACGACTTCATCCCGATTGCAGAAGAGACCGGCCTGATTCATATGCTGGGCGCCTTTGCGCTCTATGAAGCCTGTCGTGAAGCGGCGAGCTGGGAAGGGGAGCAGTCGGTCTCGGTCAACCTCTCACCGCTGCAGTTTAAAAACAGCTCGCTGGTGCCGGTGGTCGAAGGCGCGCTGAAAGAGTCGGGTCTCGATCCGGCGCGCCTGGAAGTCGAGATCACCGAATCGGTGCTGCTGGATGACTCACTGGGGAATATCCGTACCCTGCAGAATCTCAAGGCGCTGGGCGTACAGATTGCGCTGGATGATTTCGGCACCGGCTATTCGTCGCTGAGCTATCTGCGATCCTTCCCGTTCGACAAAATCAAAATCGACAAATCGTTTATTAACGATATGGGCGACAGCCGCGAGGCGCTGGCGATCATCCGCGCGATTACCGGCATGAGCCGCAGTCTGGATATCCAGATTACCGCTGAAGGCGTGGAAAGCGATGAGCAGTTCGCGAAACTGCGCGATGAGGGCTGTACGCTGTTCCAGGGCTTCCTGTTCGGACGGCCTCAGCCGTCGGAACTGCGGCTGAAAACGCTGGGTTAA
- a CDS encoding LacI family DNA-binding transcriptional regulator produces the protein MKQRLKIGEIAALSGVSISTVSRVLAGKANTRPATRDKVLAVAQQQGVLDNLHSGRLLLNNLMVFAPPRAFDVRSDIFYYKVIQGISQAVEPHEVRLRYCPLEELESNAALFIDKMQQTEAALLIGIDDEHIHQLAAEMNKPCVLINARDRRMRLPSVSPHHQLIGEFSARYLFEQGHRQILSLHCLRRYTMEQRLQGVRDAWHAMNLRFDSRQHLLTLNSFSSNEAAERLGEYLRHCPDALRPTAILASGDYIAAGAVTALEQAGLRVPQDISVMSMDGFNLAAIHDIPLTSVQVPRDELGAAAVRMLQEMRLNPGTPTGSLLLNGRLVVRESVRRIRDNLSHAPVQQHGLYD, from the coding sequence ATGAAACAAAGGCTGAAAATCGGTGAGATTGCGGCGCTGAGCGGGGTCTCGATCAGTACGGTATCGCGGGTGCTGGCGGGAAAAGCGAATACCCGGCCCGCGACACGGGACAAAGTGCTGGCCGTGGCGCAGCAGCAGGGCGTGCTGGATAACCTGCACAGCGGTCGCCTGCTGCTTAATAACCTGATGGTCTTTGCCCCGCCGCGCGCCTTTGACGTACGCAGCGACATTTTCTACTACAAGGTGATTCAGGGGATCAGCCAGGCGGTAGAGCCACATGAAGTGCGGCTGCGCTACTGTCCGCTGGAAGAGTTGGAGAGTAATGCCGCGCTGTTTATCGATAAGATGCAGCAGACCGAAGCCGCCCTGCTGATCGGCATTGATGATGAGCATATTCATCAGCTGGCGGCGGAGATGAACAAACCCTGCGTGCTGATCAACGCCCGCGATCGCCGGATGCGCCTGCCGTCGGTTTCGCCGCATCATCAGCTGATTGGGGAATTCTCCGCGCGCTATCTGTTTGAGCAGGGACACCGGCAGATCCTGTCGCTGCACTGCCTGCGCCGCTACACCATGGAGCAGCGCTTACAGGGGGTACGTGACGCCTGGCACGCCATGAATCTGCGCTTTGACAGCCGCCAGCATCTGCTGACCCTGAACAGCTTCAGCAGCAATGAGGCGGCGGAACGGCTGGGGGAATATCTGCGCCACTGCCCTGATGCGCTGCGCCCGACGGCGATTCTCGCCAGCGGAGATTATATTGCGGCTGGCGCCGTCACTGCGCTGGAGCAGGCCGGATTGCGGGTGCCGCAGGATATCTCAGTAATGAGCATGGACGGGTTTAACCTGGCCGCTATCCACGACATTCCGCTGACCTCGGTGCAGGTGCCACGTGATGAGCTGGGCGCCGCAGCAGTCAGAATGCTGCAGGAGATGCGGCTGAATCCCGGCACACCCACCGGCAGCCTGCTGCTGAATGGCAGGCTGGTGGTGCGCGAGTCGGTGCGCCGCATCCGCGATAATCTCAGCCATGCGCCGGTTCAGCAGCATGGCCTTTATGATTAA
- a CDS encoding MFS transporter, whose translation MSLESTTKPISASRTVRVIKNLRWWMLGMFLLGVTVNYITRNSLGILAPELKTSLNMTTEQYSWVVAAFQLAYTLFQPICGWLIDVIGLKMGFLICALIWSLTCLLHAGAGSWLHLALLRFVMGASEAAATPANAKAIGDWFPKKERPVAAGWAGVGFSVGAMLAPPIIYVAHITFGWQGAFLLTGGLGLLWVGLWWWGYHSPESHPRLSDDERAFINQDNEAMGEKLAFFTALKVIGKEKKFYGIAIPAFLAEPAWAVLSFWVPLYLANERGMDLKQIVMFAWLPFLAADLGSVASGYLTRIYVRWFGMTRVNSIVASSVTGALLMVSLALMTLVKDPWLAIALISVGGFGHQVISCMLSALVVERFDRRQMATVNGMRGSCAWIASFIFSLIIGVTADTIGFNPLFVAMGFFDLIGAVFLVMLIAERRQRPANP comes from the coding sequence ATGAGCCTCGAATCAACAACCAAACCCATCAGTGCATCACGCACGGTGCGCGTGATTAAAAATTTACGCTGGTGGATGCTGGGAATGTTCCTGCTGGGTGTGACCGTCAACTACATCACCCGTAACTCCCTCGGCATTCTGGCACCGGAACTGAAAACCAGTCTGAACATGACCACCGAACAGTATTCGTGGGTCGTAGCCGCATTTCAGCTCGCCTATACCCTGTTTCAGCCGATTTGCGGCTGGCTGATCGATGTGATCGGACTGAAGATGGGCTTCCTGATCTGCGCGCTGATCTGGTCGCTCACCTGTCTGCTGCACGCCGGTGCGGGAAGCTGGCTGCATCTGGCGCTGCTGCGTTTTGTCATGGGCGCGTCGGAAGCGGCGGCGACGCCCGCTAACGCCAAAGCGATAGGTGACTGGTTTCCGAAAAAGGAGCGTCCGGTTGCGGCGGGCTGGGCGGGCGTCGGCTTTTCGGTTGGTGCGATGCTGGCGCCACCGATTATCTATGTTGCCCACATTACCTTTGGCTGGCAGGGCGCATTTCTGCTGACCGGCGGCCTGGGCCTGCTGTGGGTGGGACTCTGGTGGTGGGGCTATCACTCGCCGGAGAGCCATCCCCGTCTTTCCGATGATGAACGCGCCTTTATTAATCAGGACAACGAGGCGATGGGTGAAAAGCTGGCGTTCTTCACCGCGCTGAAAGTGATTGGTAAAGAGAAGAAATTCTACGGCATCGCCATTCCGGCCTTTCTGGCTGAACCCGCCTGGGCGGTGCTGAGCTTCTGGGTGCCGCTCTATCTTGCCAACGAGCGCGGCATGGATCTTAAGCAGATCGTCATGTTCGCCTGGCTGCCGTTTCTGGCCGCCGACCTCGGCAGCGTCGCCAGCGGCTATCTCACCAGAATCTATGTGCGCTGGTTTGGCATGACCCGCGTGAATTCCATTGTCGCCAGTTCCGTCACCGGGGCACTGCTGATGGTGTCGCTGGCGCTGATGACGCTGGTGAAAGATCCCTGGCTGGCGATCGCCCTGATCTCCGTTGGTGGCTTCGGTCATCAGGTGATCTCCTGCATGCTGAGTGCGCTGGTGGTGGAGCGCTTTGATCGCCGCCAGATGGCCACCGTCAACGGCATGCGTGGCTCCTGTGCCTGGATCGCCAGCTTTATCTTCTCGCTGATTATCGGTGTTACCGCCGATACCATCGGCTTTAATCCGCTGTTTGTGGCGATGGGCTTCTTTGACCTGATTGGTGCCGTTTTCCTGGTGATGCTGATCGCCGAACGCCGCCAGCGCCCTGCTAACCCATAA